GTTGGAGACCACCGCTGTGCGCTCATCGCTGACCCGGCGCGGCCTGCTCGCCGCCGGCTCCGGTCTGGTCGCGGCCGCCGCCGTGCCCGCCCTGTCCGGCTGTTCGTCGTTGGCCGCGGCGGACTCGGATCCGGAGACCCTCGTCATCCATACGCAGCTCGGCACCACCGCGCCCGGCTCGCCCACCTATCTGGCCGCCCTCGACCGGTTCCGCGAGGAGAACCCGGGCCTCGGCGTGAAGAACCTCATCAACGGCGACGACCTCGGCCAGGTCTACGAGACCTCCCGGCTGGCCCGCAAGGAAGCCGACGTCGTGATGGTCAACCTCTACGACAAGACGCTGGCCTGGACGGACGTCGACGCCACCGTCGACGTGCGCGGCTACCTCGACGACTGGGGGCTGCGCGAGCGGGTGCTGCCCGCCGCGCTGTCCGCGTGGACGGACGACCGGGACAGGCTGCGCGCCTTCCCCTACTTCGCGACCAACTGGCCGGTCGCCTACAACCGGACCCTGCTCGACCGGGCGGGCGTCGACGCGATCCCCACCACGGGGGACGAACTCATCGCCGCCGCGCGGAAGCTGCGCGCCAAGGGCATCGCGCCGGTGACCGTCGGCGGCAACGACTGGACCGGGCAGAAGCTGCTGGCGCAGATCATCCAGACCTTCCTGACCCAGGAGGAGGCCAGGCACGCCTACACCACGGGCGACTTCGGCAGCAGGGGCGCCCGCGCGGGCATCGAGTACTTCACGACCCTGCGGGACGCGGGCGTCTTCGCCGACAAGGCGCAGGGGCTGACGTCCGACTCGATGACCACGCAGTTCAACACCCAGGCCGCGGCGGTGCAGTCGGCGATGTCGTCGGCGCTGGCGAAGATCCCCGCGGACGTGGTCCGCCACACCGAGGTGGGCGGCTGGCCGGTGGCCGAGGGGGCGGCGCACAGCCGGCCCACCGTGATCAGGGCGTTCACCCTGATCGGGTTCTGGATCAGCCCGAACGGCGTCCGCAAGATCGAGCACGTCGAGAAGTTCCTGCGCTTCATGTACCGGCCGGACACGGTGGCACGCTTCGTGACGGAGGCCGGCCGGGACATGGCGCTGCGCACGGACACCGTCAGCACCGGCTTCCCGCTGGTGGCGGCGGCGCAGCGGCTCGGTTCCGACGTCAGCCAGGTGCTGCTGCCCGACGTGTACGTGCCGCCGTCCGCCACCCAGCCGCTGATCACCGCGACCAGCACCTCGTTCACCCGCGGGACGAGCCCGGCCCGGGTGCGGGCCGCGCTCGAGTCCGCGTACCGGTCCGCATGAGCCGGCCCGCCCCCGCTTCCGCCGACCCGACTCCGGGAGTCACCGCATGACGACGCTGACGACGACACCGGACGGCACCGCGGCCCGCCGGCCCGTCCCGCCCACCGCTCCCGCCGCGCGCCGCTCGCCCCGGCAGGGCGGCACCGTGCTGGCGGTGCCCGCGCTGGTCTGGTACCTGGTCTTCATGGTCGGGCCGATGATCGCCATCTTCGTGATCGCGGCGCTGCGCTGGCCCGGGATGCTCCAGCCGGTCTCGTTCGCCGGGTTCGGCAACGTCCGCACCGTCCTCGACGACCCGGTGTTCTGGGACGCCGTCGCCAACACCGCCGTCCAACTGGCCGTCGCCCTGCCGGTGATGGTCGTCTGCGCGTACATGCTGGGCTACTACGTGGCCCAACGGCCGCCGGGGCACCGGGTGATCCGCTATCTGCTGTTCATACCCGGGCTCATCTCGACGCCCGCGAAGGCGATGGTGTTCTACGCGGCCCTGTCGCCCGACGGACTGGTCAACGGGGCTCTGCAGGGCGTGGGGTTGGGGTCGCTGACCGATGCCTGGCTGGCGTCCCCCTCGACCGCGCTCGCGTGTCTGATCGCCCTGGACGTGTGGAGCGGCATCGGCTTCACCGCCGTCCTCTTCGCGGCCCGGCTGGGCAGCGTGCCGGGTGAGCTGGGCGAGGCGGCCCAGCTGGACGGGGCGGGGCACTGGCGGACCATGTGGACGGTGCACTTCCCGGTGATCAGGGACTACGTGGGTGTCGTGACGATGCTCCAGTTCCTGTGGACGCTGTTCGGGTCCGCGCAGCACGTGCTGCTGCTGACGCAGGGCGGTCCTGGGACGTCGTCGACGACGCTGTCGTTCCTCGTCTACCAGAAGGCGTTCATCGCCGCCGATCTCGGCTACAGCCAGACCGTCGGGGTGTTCCTCTTCCTGACCGGGCTCGTCGGTCTGCTCGCCATCCGCCGCGTCTTCCGCCAGACCTACTGATCGGATCCCACCATGAAGCTCGGCAAGCGGTGGCTCCCGGCGCACGTCCTGGTGTGGACGTACGCGGTGCTGCTCGTCGTCCCCCTCTACTATTTCCTCGCGTCGGCGTTCAAGAGCAACGACGAGATCTTCGACCGGCCGTTCGCGCCGCCCGCCTCGCTCGGGCTGGGCAACTTCCGAACCGCCTTCGACAGCGCCGACCTGGGGCTCGCGGTCGTCAACTCCGGTCTGGTGACGGTGTTCTCGCTGGCGCTGACGCTGCTGCTCGCGATACCCGCCGCGTTCGCGCTGGCCCGGTCGACGGGCCGGGTGGCGGGGGTGATCGAGAAGGTGTTCTCGCTGGGGTTCCTGATCCCCACCTTCGCCGCGCTGTTCCCCACGTTCCTGCTGGCGGCGGCCACCGGCCTGTTCCACACCCGGACGTTCATGGTGCTGTTCCTGCCGGCGACGGCGCTGCCGCTGTCGGTGGTGATCCTGGTGCAGTTCATGCGGACCGTGCCGGCCGAGATGGAGGAGGCCGCGCGGCTCGACGGGGCGTCGACGTTCGCCGTGCTGCGGCACATCTACGCGCCGATGTGCCTGCCGGGCATCGCGACCGTGCTGCTGCTGAACTTCCTGACGTTCTGGAACGAGTACCTGTACTCGCTGGTCATCATCGGCCCCGACCCGGCGCAGCGCACGGTGCAGGTGGCGCTGCCGACCCTGAAGTCGATCACCGGCACGGACTACGGCGTGCTGACGGCGGGCACGGTGCTGACCCTGGTGCCGGTGTGGGTGGTCTACACCGTGCTCCAGAAGCGGATGCAGCGGGCCCTGGTCAGCGGCGCGGTGAAGATGTGAGCGCGCCCACCGAGCGGGCGGGGCGCCGCCCCACCATCAAGGCGGTCGCCGCGGCGGCGGGGGTGTCGACGGCCGCCGTCTCGCAGGCCTTCAACCAGAAGGGCCGGCTGTCCGAGGCGACCCGCCGCCGCATCCTCGACGCGGCCTCCGACCTCGGCTGGTCCCCCAGCGCGCCCGCCGCCGCCCTGCGCAACGCCCGCACCCGCAGCCTGGCCCTCGTGGTGCGCCGCCCGACCGATGTGCTGGGCGCCGACCCGCACTTCAGCGAGCTGATCACCGGCATCGAGGGCGAACTCGCGCCGCGCGGCTACGGGTTGCTGCTGCACCTGGTGACGGGCCCGCGCGAGGAGAACGCGCTGTACGAGCGGCTCGCCGCCGAGGGCCGGGTGGACGGCGCGGTGCTGACCGACGCCCGCGACGACGACGCGCGTCCGGCGCTGCTGGCGCGGCTCGGGCTGCCCGCGGTGCTGCTCGGCTCCCCGGACGACACCGCCGTCGTCCCCCGGGTCGGCCTCGGTGACCAGGGCGCGGGGGTCGCGGAGGCCGTCGCGCATCTGCTGCGGCTCGGGCACCGGCGGGTCGCGTACGTGGCCGGGCCCGTGGAGTTGCAGCACACCCGGCTGCGCAGGGCCGCCTTCGAGGAGGCGCTGCGGGCGGACGGGCTGCGGCCGTTCGCGGTGCTGCACACCGACTTCAGCGAGCGGATGGCGGTCGGCGCCACCGAGGCGCTGCTCGACGCGGCGGACCGGCCGACCGCCGTGGTCTACGCCAACGACTCGATGGCCGTCTGCGGGATCGGCACCGCGCAGCGGGCCGGGCTCGGTGTCCCCCGGGAC
The sequence above is a segment of the Streptomyces griseoviridis genome. Coding sequences within it:
- a CDS encoding ABC transporter substrate-binding protein, translating into MRSSLTRRGLLAAGSGLVAAAAVPALSGCSSLAAADSDPETLVIHTQLGTTAPGSPTYLAALDRFREENPGLGVKNLINGDDLGQVYETSRLARKEADVVMVNLYDKTLAWTDVDATVDVRGYLDDWGLRERVLPAALSAWTDDRDRLRAFPYFATNWPVAYNRTLLDRAGVDAIPTTGDELIAAARKLRAKGIAPVTVGGNDWTGQKLLAQIIQTFLTQEEARHAYTTGDFGSRGARAGIEYFTTLRDAGVFADKAQGLTSDSMTTQFNTQAAAVQSAMSSALAKIPADVVRHTEVGGWPVAEGAAHSRPTVIRAFTLIGFWISPNGVRKIEHVEKFLRFMYRPDTVARFVTEAGRDMALRTDTVSTGFPLVAAAQRLGSDVSQVLLPDVYVPPSATQPLITATSTSFTRGTSPARVRAALESAYRSA
- a CDS encoding carbohydrate ABC transporter permease — protein: MTTLTTTPDGTAARRPVPPTAPAARRSPRQGGTVLAVPALVWYLVFMVGPMIAIFVIAALRWPGMLQPVSFAGFGNVRTVLDDPVFWDAVANTAVQLAVALPVMVVCAYMLGYYVAQRPPGHRVIRYLLFIPGLISTPAKAMVFYAALSPDGLVNGALQGVGLGSLTDAWLASPSTALACLIALDVWSGIGFTAVLFAARLGSVPGELGEAAQLDGAGHWRTMWTVHFPVIRDYVGVVTMLQFLWTLFGSAQHVLLLTQGGPGTSSTTLSFLVYQKAFIAADLGYSQTVGVFLFLTGLVGLLAIRRVFRQTY
- a CDS encoding carbohydrate ABC transporter permease: MKLGKRWLPAHVLVWTYAVLLVVPLYYFLASAFKSNDEIFDRPFAPPASLGLGNFRTAFDSADLGLAVVNSGLVTVFSLALTLLLAIPAAFALARSTGRVAGVIEKVFSLGFLIPTFAALFPTFLLAAATGLFHTRTFMVLFLPATALPLSVVILVQFMRTVPAEMEEAARLDGASTFAVLRHIYAPMCLPGIATVLLLNFLTFWNEYLYSLVIIGPDPAQRTVQVALPTLKSITGTDYGVLTAGTVLTLVPVWVVYTVLQKRMQRALVSGAVKM
- a CDS encoding LacI family DNA-binding transcriptional regulator; protein product: MSAPTERAGRRPTIKAVAAAAGVSTAAVSQAFNQKGRLSEATRRRILDAASDLGWSPSAPAAALRNARTRSLALVVRRPTDVLGADPHFSELITGIEGELAPRGYGLLLHLVTGPREENALYERLAAEGRVDGAVLTDARDDDARPALLARLGLPAVLLGSPDDTAVVPRVGLGDQGAGVAEAVAHLLRLGHRRVAYVAGPVELQHTRLRRAAFEEALRADGLRPFAVLHTDFSERMAVGATEALLDAADRPTAVVYANDSMAVCGIGTAQRAGLGVPRDMSVVGYDDLPLGRWLHPRLTTVDQRVQQVGAAAARLLLSLCGEEVEETPLTGRPRLVVRESTGPAPG